The Xanthobacter flavus genome includes a window with the following:
- a CDS encoding ABC transporter ATP-binding protein: MDDISSPLRTIALKHVDLSLGAGAARVHVLKDISVEIGAGEAVGLVGPSGSGKSTLLMVMAGLERVDAGQVSVAGTDITRLGEDRLARFRGRHVGIVFQSFHLIPTMTALENVAVPLELAGRADAFERARQELANVGLADRAQHYPGQLSGGEQQRVALARALAPEPPILVADEPTGNLDEATGRQVMDLIFSVHRARGTTLVLVTHDAALARRCSRVLRLRSGVIEEDTKMALEVAAR, encoded by the coding sequence ATGGATGATATTTCCTCTCCGCTTCGCACCATCGCGCTGAAGCATGTGGACCTTTCCCTCGGGGCGGGGGCGGCCCGGGTTCATGTCCTGAAGGACATCTCTGTCGAGATCGGGGCAGGCGAGGCCGTGGGCCTCGTCGGTCCGTCCGGCTCCGGCAAATCGACGCTGCTCATGGTGATGGCCGGGCTGGAACGGGTGGATGCGGGGCAGGTGAGCGTCGCCGGCACGGACATCACCCGCCTCGGCGAGGACCGGCTGGCGCGCTTCCGTGGCCGGCATGTGGGCATTGTCTTCCAGTCCTTCCACCTCATCCCCACCATGACCGCGCTGGAAAACGTGGCGGTGCCGCTGGAACTCGCGGGCCGCGCCGACGCCTTCGAGCGCGCCCGGCAGGAGCTGGCCAACGTGGGCCTCGCCGACCGGGCACAGCATTATCCGGGCCAGCTTTCCGGTGGCGAGCAGCAGCGCGTGGCGCTGGCCCGCGCGCTTGCGCCGGAGCCGCCCATTCTCGTGGCGGACGAGCCCACCGGCAATCTGGACGAGGCCACCGGCCGGCAGGTGATGGACCTCATCTTCTCCGTCCACCGCGCGCGCGGCACGACGCTGGTGCTCGTCACCCACGATGCAGCGCTCGCCCGCCGGTGCAGCCGGGTGCTGCGCCTGCGCTCGGGGGTGATCGAGGAGGATACGAAGATGGCTCTTGAGGTGGCCGCCCGATGA
- a CDS encoding GCG_CRPN prefix-to-repeats domain-containing protein, with amino-acid sequence MRALTLLALVAPALGALAAPAAAFPAPRALDVATVQTVAGGCGIGFHRGPWGGCRPNGAVYVAPGAVVVAPRPVVVAPAPVVVAPVPRCWWRAGPYGAVRVCN; translated from the coding sequence ATGCGCGCGCTGACCCTTCTCGCCCTTGTCGCGCCGGCGCTCGGCGCGCTGGCCGCGCCTGCCGCCGCCTTCCCGGCGCCGCGGGCCCTTGATGTCGCGACCGTGCAGACCGTCGCCGGCGGCTGCGGCATCGGCTTCCATCGTGGTCCGTGGGGCGGCTGCCGTCCCAACGGCGCCGTCTATGTGGCCCCGGGCGCGGTTGTCGTGGCGCCGCGTCCGGTCGTGGTCGCGCCGGCTCCGGTGGTGGTGGCGCCCGTGCCGCGCTGCTGGTGGCGGGCGGGGCCCTACGGCGCTGTGCGCGTTTGCAACTGA
- the ligA gene encoding NAD-dependent DNA ligase LigA, producing MTKPALPLRSLNVEDLSPSDAAAEHAALAEEIKGHDAAYYREDAPLVSDAEYDALRRRYEAIEARFPGLVGEDSLSAKVGAAPSEKFGKVVHGVPMLSLQNAFSDDEVEEFVARVKRFLGLGAEEVVAFTSEPKIDGLSCSLRYVEGRLEVAATRGDGSEGEDVTANVRTIADIPNRLHGAGVPDIIDVRGEIYMAKADFEALNARQAAAEEKVFANPRNAAAGSLRQLDPAITASRPLKFFAYAWGEATPLPAETQHGMVEAFARWGFATNPLMVRVTSAAELIAHYRSIEAQRASLPYDIDGVVYKVDRLDLQRRLGFVSRSPRWAIAHKFPAEQATTVLEAIDIQVGRTGALTPVAKLMPVTVGGVVVANATLHNEDEIARKDIRVGDTVVVQRAGDVIPQVVRVITEKRPAESKPYEFPTLCPACGSHAVREVDTKTGKVDAVRRCTGGLICPAQMVERLRHFVSRNAFDIEGLGEKQVRAFYDWGLIASPADIFTLEARNKEGLRRLENREGWGKTSAANLFVAIQSRRNVAVDRFVFALGIRHVGETNAKRLMRHYGTVEALEAGALAAVIPGEEHPKGNDAWQEMLAIDGVGDVVAEAVIEFFHEPRNREVVAALLAEVTPAPMERVAAESPVAGQTVVFTGSLEKMTRDEAKAMAERLGAKVAGSVSAKTDLVVAGPGAGSKLEKAQALGVKVITEDEWFELVG from the coding sequence ATGACCAAGCCCGCCTTGCCCCTACGTTCCCTGAACGTGGAGGATCTCTCTCCCTCCGACGCCGCCGCCGAGCACGCGGCCCTCGCCGAGGAGATCAAGGGCCACGACGCGGCCTATTATCGTGAGGACGCGCCCCTCGTCTCCGATGCCGAATATGACGCCCTGCGGCGCCGATACGAGGCCATCGAAGCGCGCTTTCCCGGCCTCGTGGGCGAGGACAGCCTTTCGGCCAAGGTGGGCGCGGCGCCCTCGGAAAAATTCGGCAAGGTGGTGCATGGCGTGCCCATGCTCTCGCTGCAGAACGCCTTTTCCGATGATGAGGTCGAGGAGTTCGTGGCGCGGGTGAAGCGCTTCCTCGGTCTCGGTGCTGAGGAGGTGGTGGCGTTCACCTCGGAGCCGAAGATCGACGGGCTCTCCTGCTCGCTCCGCTATGTGGAGGGGCGTCTCGAGGTCGCCGCCACCCGCGGCGACGGATCGGAAGGCGAGGATGTCACCGCCAATGTGCGCACCATCGCCGACATCCCCAACCGGCTCCATGGCGCCGGCGTGCCTGATATCATCGACGTGCGTGGCGAGATCTACATGGCGAAGGCCGATTTCGAGGCGCTGAACGCCCGGCAGGCGGCGGCCGAGGAGAAAGTGTTCGCCAATCCGCGCAACGCCGCCGCCGGCTCCCTGCGTCAGCTCGACCCCGCCATCACCGCGTCCCGGCCGCTGAAATTCTTCGCCTATGCCTGGGGCGAGGCGACGCCGCTGCCGGCCGAGACCCAGCACGGCATGGTGGAGGCTTTCGCCCGCTGGGGCTTTGCCACCAACCCGCTCATGGTGCGCGTGACCAGTGCGGCGGAGCTGATCGCCCATTACCGCTCCATCGAGGCGCAGCGGGCGAGCCTGCCCTATGACATCGACGGTGTGGTCTACAAGGTGGACCGGCTCGATTTGCAGCGCCGCCTCGGCTTCGTCTCCCGCTCGCCGCGCTGGGCCATCGCCCACAAGTTTCCGGCCGAGCAGGCGACCACCGTGCTGGAGGCCATCGACATCCAGGTGGGTCGCACCGGCGCCCTCACCCCGGTGGCGAAGCTGATGCCGGTGACGGTGGGCGGCGTGGTGGTGGCCAATGCCACCCTGCACAACGAGGACGAGATCGCCCGCAAGGACATCCGCGTCGGCGACACGGTGGTGGTGCAGCGCGCCGGCGACGTGATCCCGCAGGTGGTGCGCGTCATCACCGAGAAGCGGCCGGCGGAATCGAAGCCATACGAATTCCCCACGCTCTGCCCCGCCTGCGGCTCCCATGCGGTGCGCGAGGTGGACACCAAGACCGGCAAGGTGGACGCGGTGCGCCGCTGCACCGGCGGCCTCATCTGCCCGGCGCAGATGGTGGAGCGGCTGCGCCACTTCGTGTCGCGCAACGCCTTCGACATCGAGGGATTGGGCGAGAAGCAGGTGCGCGCCTTCTACGACTGGGGGCTGATCGCCTCGCCGGCCGACATCTTCACGCTGGAAGCGCGCAACAAGGAGGGCCTCCGGCGGCTGGAAAACCGGGAGGGCTGGGGCAAGACCTCGGCGGCCAACCTGTTCGTCGCCATCCAGTCCCGCCGCAACGTGGCGGTGGACCGCTTCGTCTTCGCCCTTGGCATCCGCCATGTGGGCGAGACCAACGCCAAGCGCCTCATGCGCCATTACGGAACGGTGGAAGCACTGGAGGCCGGCGCGCTGGCCGCCGTCATCCCCGGCGAGGAGCACCCCAAGGGCAATGACGCCTGGCAGGAGATGCTGGCCATCGACGGTGTGGGCGACGTGGTGGCGGAAGCCGTCATCGAGTTCTTCCACGAGCCGCGCAACCGCGAGGTGGTCGCGGCCCTGCTGGCGGAAGTGACGCCTGCACCCATGGAGCGCGTGGCCGCCGAAAGCCCGGTGGCGGGCCAGACCGTGGTGTTCACCGGGTCGCTGGAGAAGATGACCCGCGACGAAGCCAAGGCCATGGCCGAGCGGCTGGGGGCGAAGGTGGCGGGCTCCGTTTCCGCCAAGACCGATCTCGTGGTCGCCGGGCCCGGCGCTGGCTCCAAGCTGGAGAAGGCGCAGGCGCTGGGGGTGAAGGTCATCACCGAGGACGAGTGGTTCGAGCTGGTGGGGTGA
- a CDS encoding DUF3016 domain-containing protein, with the protein MKTPMIVLLAALAILLPAAPAAAGISVRFVHPERYSDGDFRLPAERESIIASFASLFARLGARDLKPDQTLALEVLDIELAGEYEPWRRGGWGEVRILRDITPPRFKMRYTLREKGKVVFAATETVTDINYMMNPSARNAGRFPFETAMLEDWFRRRFVRLEPPRGM; encoded by the coding sequence ATGAAGACGCCGATGATTGTGCTCCTCGCGGCGCTCGCCATCCTTCTGCCCGCGGCCCCGGCGGCGGCGGGCATCTCGGTGCGTTTTGTCCACCCCGAGCGCTATTCGGACGGCGATTTCCGCCTCCCCGCCGAGCGCGAGAGCATCATCGCGAGCTTTGCGAGCCTCTTCGCGCGGCTCGGCGCGCGCGATCTCAAGCCGGACCAGACCCTTGCCCTGGAGGTTCTCGACATCGAACTCGCCGGGGAATACGAGCCCTGGCGCCGGGGCGGCTGGGGTGAGGTCCGCATCCTGCGCGACATCACTCCACCGCGGTTCAAGATGCGCTACACGCTGCGCGAAAAGGGCAAGGTCGTCTTCGCCGCTACCGAGACGGTGACCGACATCAATTACATGATGAATCCCTCCGCCCGGAATGCGGGGCGCTTCCCGTTCGAGACGGCCATGCTGGAGGATTGGTTCCGCCGCCGCTTCGTGCGCCTGGAGCCGCCGCGCGGCATGTAG
- a CDS encoding Spy/CpxP family protein refolding chaperone: MRSFRQFALASATAVALGTVFASGIAAAQPAPAAPPDAAPYTAEDAAAVLDARLAALKTVLRLTPDQEKLWPPVEASIRDAVKGAIERREKRLSAPPPATVLDVLANVAAAEQARGKALASFVEAAKPFVASLTPAQRNRIPTFLGVHDNGQQPNTSELWIFEEEE; the protein is encoded by the coding sequence ATGCGCTCTTTCCGTCAGTTCGCCCTCGCCTCGGCGACCGCCGTCGCCCTCGGCACGGTGTTCGCGAGCGGCATCGCGGCCGCCCAGCCGGCGCCCGCCGCTCCCCCCGACGCCGCGCCCTACACCGCCGAAGACGCGGCGGCCGTGCTGGACGCCCGCTTGGCCGCGCTGAAGACCGTGCTGCGTCTGACCCCCGACCAGGAGAAGCTCTGGCCGCCGGTGGAAGCCTCCATCCGCGACGCGGTGAAGGGCGCCATCGAGCGCCGCGAAAAGCGCCTCTCCGCGCCGCCTCCGGCCACCGTGCTCGACGTGCTCGCCAACGTGGCCGCCGCCGAGCAGGCGCGCGGCAAGGCGCTGGCGAGCTTTGTCGAGGCGGCCAAGCCCTTCGTGGCCTCGCTGACCCCCGCCCAGCGCAACCGCATCCCCACCTTCCTCGGGGTGCATGACAACGGCCAGCAGCCCAACACCTCCGAGCTGTGGATCTTCGAGGAGGAGGAATGA
- a CDS encoding arylesterase, which translates to MRGFAVRPELRWVGQERRKHLPGASWERAFKAVAGLIAAFLVFTFASGAEAATLRIVAFGDSLTAGYGIARSAAFPARLEAALRAKGLDVKVENAGVSGETASQGLARLDWSVPQGTNAVIVELGANDMLRGLDPAVTRKALTEIVQRLRKRGITVLLAGMKAAPNMGQPYREAFDRIFPDIAAAEGVLLYPFFLEGVAGDRALNLPDGLHPTPEGVDRIVSGILPTAEQLVARAREAKAQ; encoded by the coding sequence ATGCGTGGGTTTGCCGTGCGTCCGGAGCTGCGTTGGGTCGGGCAGGAACGAAGGAAGCACCTGCCGGGTGCGTCATGGGAACGGGCATTTAAGGCGGTGGCGGGGCTGATCGCCGCTTTCCTCGTCTTCACGTTCGCGTCAGGGGCGGAGGCGGCGACCCTGCGCATCGTCGCCTTCGGGGACAGCCTGACGGCCGGCTATGGCATCGCGCGCTCCGCCGCATTCCCCGCCCGCCTCGAAGCCGCGCTCAGGGCGAAGGGGCTGGACGTGAAGGTGGAGAATGCCGGCGTCTCCGGCGAGACGGCGAGCCAGGGCCTCGCCCGCCTCGACTGGTCGGTGCCGCAGGGCACGAACGCAGTGATCGTCGAACTCGGCGCCAACGACATGCTGCGCGGGCTCGACCCGGCGGTGACGCGCAAGGCGCTCACCGAGATCGTCCAGCGGCTGCGCAAGCGCGGCATCACCGTGCTCCTCGCCGGCATGAAGGCCGCGCCCAACATGGGCCAGCCCTATCGCGAGGCGTTCGACAGGATATTCCCGGACATCGCCGCCGCCGAGGGCGTGCTGCTCTATCCCTTCTTCCTGGAAGGCGTTGCTGGCGACCGCGCGCTGAACCTGCCGGACGGGCTCCACCCAACTCCCGAAGGCGTCGACCGCATTGTCTCCGGCATCCTGCCCACGGCGGAGCAATTGGTGGCGCGTGCGCGGGAGGCGAAGGCGCAGTAG
- a CDS encoding c-type cytochrome encodes MVRVSRYTRRLAALAAATFLGAASPALAQFAPDPSADPALVARGEYIAKAADCMPCHTGDKSKPFAGGLALNTPFGAIYSPNITSDRTTGIGKWTYDEFVNAVRNGIRRDGAYLYPAMPFDAYTQITDDDMKALWAYVRAIPPVPNTPPDNQLEFPFNIRLGMLAWRELFFDQGRFHPTAGKSDAWNRGAYLVNALGHCGDCHTPRNLMGATKAKAAFLGADIDGFWAPDIDTASLKKTWTPETLASFFASGSAPGKTSVFGPMAEVIHDSLSKLTADDRAALVTYLFDAPPPADKPAVQKASPLSADVYARASKLYIDNCAVCHMDKGAGRGDTIPALAGNPAVVAAEPYNIIMAVLGGLPPGGTYGAMPSFAGRLDDQQIADLANYVRTSWGNTAPPNVNASMVAAWRATAKVPDYGTQAASAFTCPDVGGAPGSDGPDAKAVAALSAMMAGGQRSIPMMVDTYKAASGSSGSGTIVDALTAAYCPVVAKSKAPDWQKTAELRRFTLQAAMEVSRRTVSGPVDSQPIAWALPVGPGLVLKEPASLADKLACPADDGKAVPADLSAGAAKLLTGVKPPMQGAAIASAATTLYQQNPKARPADVANALIASYCRTVAQVKTSVAEQNALLNQFAGQAVQTLQLLPPRKTVVEAAPAAAPAPAAPAKKK; translated from the coding sequence ATGGTCAGGGTGTCCCGTTACACGCGCCGGCTTGCGGCGCTTGCCGCCGCCACCTTTCTCGGCGCCGCGTCGCCGGCCCTGGCGCAGTTTGCTCCCGACCCCTCGGCCGATCCGGCGCTGGTCGCGCGCGGCGAATACATCGCCAAGGCGGCGGACTGCATGCCCTGCCATACGGGCGACAAGTCCAAGCCTTTCGCCGGGGGCCTCGCGCTCAATACGCCTTTTGGCGCCATCTACTCGCCCAACATCACGTCCGACCGCACCACCGGCATCGGCAAGTGGACCTACGATGAGTTCGTGAACGCCGTGCGCAACGGCATCCGCAGGGACGGCGCCTATCTCTATCCGGCCATGCCGTTCGACGCGTACACGCAGATCACCGACGACGACATGAAGGCCCTGTGGGCCTATGTCCGCGCCATTCCGCCGGTCCCCAACACCCCGCCGGACAACCAGCTGGAATTCCCCTTCAACATCCGCCTCGGCATGCTGGCGTGGCGCGAATTGTTCTTCGATCAGGGTCGCTTCCACCCGACCGCGGGCAAGAGCGATGCGTGGAATCGCGGCGCCTATCTCGTCAACGCGCTTGGCCATTGCGGCGATTGCCACACCCCGCGCAACCTGATGGGCGCGACCAAGGCCAAGGCCGCCTTCCTGGGCGCCGACATCGACGGCTTCTGGGCACCGGACATCGACACCGCCTCGCTCAAGAAGACCTGGACGCCGGAGACCCTTGCCAGCTTCTTCGCCTCCGGCTCCGCGCCGGGCAAGACGTCGGTGTTCGGCCCCATGGCCGAGGTGATCCACGATTCCCTGAGCAAGCTCACCGCGGACGACCGCGCCGCCCTCGTCACCTATCTGTTCGATGCCCCGCCCCCGGCCGACAAGCCGGCGGTGCAGAAGGCGTCGCCGCTTTCGGCTGACGTCTATGCGCGGGCCTCCAAGCTCTACATCGACAATTGCGCCGTCTGCCACATGGACAAGGGCGCGGGTCGCGGCGACACCATCCCCGCGCTTGCGGGCAATCCGGCCGTGGTCGCGGCGGAGCCCTACAACATCATCATGGCCGTGCTCGGCGGCCTGCCCCCTGGCGGCACCTACGGCGCCATGCCCTCCTTCGCCGGACGGCTGGATGACCAGCAGATCGCCGACCTCGCCAACTACGTGCGCACCTCGTGGGGCAATACCGCCCCGCCGAACGTGAACGCCTCCATGGTCGCCGCCTGGCGCGCCACGGCCAAGGTGCCGGACTACGGCACGCAGGCCGCCTCCGCCTTCACCTGTCCCGACGTGGGCGGCGCCCCCGGCTCGGATGGTCCCGATGCGAAGGCGGTGGCCGCGCTCTCGGCCATGATGGCGGGCGGCCAGCGCTCCATTCCCATGATGGTGGACACCTACAAGGCCGCCTCCGGCTCGTCCGGCTCCGGCACGATCGTGGATGCCCTCACCGCCGCCTATTGCCCGGTGGTGGCCAAGAGCAAAGCGCCCGACTGGCAGAAGACGGCGGAGCTGCGCCGCTTCACCCTCCAGGCGGCCATGGAAGTGTCCCGCCGCACCGTGTCCGGCCCGGTGGACAGCCAGCCCATCGCCTGGGCGCTGCCGGTCGGCCCCGGCCTCGTGCTGAAGGAGCCCGCCAGCCTCGCCGACAAGCTCGCCTGCCCGGCCGATGACGGCAAGGCGGTGCCGGCCGACCTCTCGGCGGGGGCGGCGAAGCTGCTCACCGGCGTGAAGCCCCCCATGCAGGGCGCGGCCATCGCCTCGGCGGCGACCACCCTCTACCAGCAGAACCCGAAGGCGCGGCCGGCGGATGTCGCCAACGCGCTCATCGCGTCCTACTGCCGGACGGTGGCGCAGGTGAAGACCTCGGTGGCGGAGCAGAATGCGCTGCTCAACCAGTTCGCCGGCCAGGCCGTGCAGACCCTCCAGCTGCTGCCGCCGAGGAAGACCGTGGTGGAAGCCGCTCCCGCGGCCGCGCCGGCGCCTGCTGCGCCCGCCAAGAAGAAGTGA
- a CDS encoding ABC transporter permease, whose product MSLSSSRLPVPLRLALRELRGARRGFGIFLGCLVLGVAAIAGIGSFAGALTQGLEREGRAILGGDAGFSVVQREMTDEERASLDRHGTLGSVALLRAMARTEAGDATLAELKAVDGTYPLVGTVGLDPPLSVADALRENGGVYGAVADPVLLGRLGLKVGERIRVGDATFEVRAALTSEPDKLSSGVGLGARLLISQAALPATGLIQPGSLVRWSYRLLLDDASPQELKAVMEEVREPMGRAGFEVRTRDGATPQLARNVGRISQFLTLVALTALLVGGVGVANAVSSHLAGKLEVIATLKAVGATRRDVFLTYGAEIGLIAACGIVLGLMLGAALPFGAAAAIGALVPFPLNPTLDGAALMRAALYGLLVAGVFSVIPLARAQEARVSALFRDGIGEMRRRIALPYLLLVGGLGAALVVLALLTSDDKRAAAIFLAAAAAVFVLLRLVASGLMALARRAPRPRGAAARLALGNIHRPGALTPSVVLSLGLGLSLLVGISLIDASLNRELNGPVRESAPSFFFVDVPNSEEADFRAFLAEQAPGAVVKSVPMLRGRITHVKDTPAEEVKPRPDAAWVLQSDRGISSSAAVPDGSTVVAGRWWTGEETEPLVSFDSELAAGLGLALGDTVTVSVLGRSVTARIANLRQVKWERLGINFVMVFSPATFAGAPYTVLATLAFPDGGDTAREIALLKAMAARFPAITTVRVKETLEEAQKMLDNLSLGIRAASLVTLITSVLVLAGALAAGRERRIYDAVILKTLGATRGRLTLAYGLEYAGLGFATAVVATAAGTAAAWGVVTQVMEIPFTFAPLAAFGAVGAALAVTLVVGLLGTLKALSAPPARVLRHL is encoded by the coding sequence ATGAGCCTTTCCTCCTCGCGGCTTCCCGTGCCGCTGCGCCTCGCTCTCCGGGAGCTGCGCGGGGCGCGGCGCGGCTTCGGCATCTTCCTCGGCTGCCTGGTGCTGGGCGTCGCCGCCATCGCCGGCATCGGCTCCTTCGCCGGCGCGCTCACCCAGGGGCTGGAGCGGGAGGGCCGCGCCATCCTCGGCGGTGACGCCGGCTTCAGCGTCGTGCAGCGGGAGATGACGGACGAGGAGCGCGCCAGCCTCGACCGCCACGGCACGCTGGGCTCCGTTGCCCTGCTGCGCGCCATGGCCAGGACCGAGGCGGGCGATGCCACCCTCGCCGAACTCAAGGCCGTCGACGGCACCTATCCTCTCGTCGGCACGGTCGGGCTCGATCCGCCCCTGTCCGTGGCCGACGCCCTGCGGGAGAACGGCGGCGTGTACGGCGCCGTCGCCGATCCCGTCCTGCTGGGCCGGCTGGGGTTGAAGGTCGGCGAGCGCATCCGCGTGGGCGATGCCACGTTCGAGGTCCGCGCCGCGCTCACGAGCGAGCCGGACAAGCTGTCCTCCGGTGTCGGCCTCGGTGCCCGCCTCCTCATCTCCCAGGCGGCGCTGCCGGCCACGGGCCTCATCCAGCCCGGCAGCCTCGTGCGCTGGAGCTATCGCCTGCTGCTGGATGATGCTTCGCCGCAAGAGCTCAAGGCGGTGATGGAGGAGGTGCGCGAGCCCATGGGCCGCGCCGGCTTCGAGGTGCGCACCCGCGACGGCGCGACGCCTCAGCTTGCCCGCAATGTCGGGCGCATCAGCCAGTTCCTCACCCTTGTGGCGCTCACCGCGCTGCTGGTGGGCGGGGTGGGCGTCGCCAATGCGGTGTCGAGCCATCTCGCCGGCAAGCTGGAGGTGATCGCCACCCTCAAGGCCGTGGGCGCGACGCGCCGCGACGTGTTTCTGACCTATGGGGCGGAGATCGGCCTCATCGCCGCTTGCGGCATCGTGCTCGGCCTGATGCTGGGCGCGGCGCTGCCCTTCGGCGCCGCCGCCGCCATCGGCGCGCTGGTGCCGTTCCCGCTGAACCCGACCCTCGACGGGGCGGCGCTGATGCGGGCGGCGCTCTATGGGCTGCTGGTGGCGGGCGTGTTCTCGGTCATCCCGCTGGCGCGGGCGCAGGAGGCGCGGGTCTCGGCGCTGTTCAGGGATGGCATCGGCGAGATGCGGCGGCGCATCGCGCTGCCCTATCTGCTGCTGGTCGGCGGCCTCGGAGCGGCGCTCGTGGTGCTCGCCCTTCTCACCTCCGACGACAAAAGGGCCGCCGCCATCTTCCTCGCCGCCGCCGCCGCCGTGTTCGTCCTGCTGCGTCTGGTCGCCTCCGGCCTGATGGCTCTGGCCCGGCGGGCGCCGCGCCCGCGCGGGGCGGCGGCGCGCCTCGCTCTCGGCAACATCCACCGGCCGGGCGCGCTGACGCCGTCGGTGGTGCTCTCGCTCGGGCTTGGGCTGTCGCTGCTGGTGGGCATCTCGCTGATCGACGCCAGCCTCAACCGCGAGCTGAACGGTCCCGTGCGCGAGAGCGCGCCCAGCTTCTTCTTCGTGGACGTGCCCAACAGCGAGGAGGCGGACTTCCGCGCCTTCCTCGCCGAACAGGCACCGGGGGCGGTGGTGAAGTCGGTGCCCATGCTGCGCGGCCGCATCACCCATGTGAAGGACACGCCCGCCGAGGAGGTGAAGCCGCGTCCCGACGCCGCCTGGGTTCTGCAAAGCGACCGCGGCATCTCCTCGTCTGCCGCGGTTCCCGACGGCTCCACCGTGGTCGCCGGCCGGTGGTGGACGGGCGAGGAAACCGAGCCCCTCGTCTCCTTCGACAGCGAGCTCGCCGCAGGCCTCGGGCTCGCGCTCGGGGACACGGTGACGGTGAGCGTGCTCGGTCGCAGCGTCACCGCCCGCATCGCCAATCTGCGGCAGGTGAAGTGGGAGCGGCTCGGCATCAATTTCGTCATGGTGTTCTCGCCCGCGACCTTCGCCGGCGCGCCCTATACGGTGCTGGCGACCCTCGCCTTTCCCGATGGGGGCGACACGGCGCGGGAGATCGCGCTGCTCAAAGCCATGGCCGCGCGCTTTCCCGCCATCACCACCGTGCGGGTGAAAGAGACGCTGGAGGAGGCGCAGAAGATGCTGGACAACCTCTCCCTCGGCATCCGCGCGGCGAGCCTCGTCACGCTCATCACGTCGGTGCTCGTTCTGGCGGGTGCGCTCGCCGCCGGGCGGGAGCGGCGGATCTATGATGCGGTGATCCTCAAGACCCTGGGCGCCACCCGTGGGCGGCTGACCCTCGCCTATGGCCTCGAGTACGCCGGGCTCGGCTTCGCCACCGCCGTCGTCGCGACCGCGGCGGGAACGGCGGCGGCCTGGGGCGTGGTCACGCAGGTGATGGAAATCCCCTTCACCTTCGCGCCGCTTGCCGCCTTCGGCGCGGTGGGGGCGGCGCTGGCCGTGACGCTGGTGGTGGGGCTGCTGGGCACGCTCAAGGCCCTCTCGGCACCGCCGGCCCGGGTGTTGAGGCACCTTTAG